A region from the Aegilops tauschii subsp. strangulata cultivar AL8/78 chromosome 5, Aet v6.0, whole genome shotgun sequence genome encodes:
- the LOC123493940 gene encoding uncharacterized protein yields the protein MPVPSSTRCPAGPLLQPSPSPRCSRRQVPRPAGASSSLARPSPRAPLVAHELRDPDGHFVSLVAAVDSQASTLPPPADALHHPGQPPSPFSFSSVLLHLPNLSAPSLLLWSGAPSSAPRPASRRPRSSSRTSPSPHTSTSTPAGSARFPAAPPSPWGRLPVARPASIAAMEPPRFDSAGNGTPTTSTARIHRLLPPFTSYRRPDPAPLRPPIPGLLCSPASSASKPLALCLHRPEPVSPPRVDHALPHFDLPPKPKSSQPACLASSSTGPRPMVRPPPAPLFPSVGPADSARFWFFSCQQICLIIQ from the exons ATGCCCGTGCCCTCCTCCACGCGCTGCCCCGCCGGGCCTCTCCTGCAGCCTAGTCCCTCTCCCCGGTGCTCGCGTCGCCAAGTACCTCGACCAGCCGGAGCTTCTTCCAGCCTCGCGCGCCCGAGCCCCCGAGCTCCTCTGGTCGCGCACGAGCTCCGTGACCCCGATGGCCACTTCGTCAGTCTCGTCGCCGCCGTTGACTCGCAGGCCAGCACCTTGCCTCCTCCTGCCGACGCCCTCCACCACCCAGGCCAGCCCCCGTCGCCTTTCTCTTTTTCCTCCGTCCTTCTCCACCTCCCTAATCTCTCTGCTCCCTCTCTGCTGCTATGGTCAGGTGCCCCGTCGTCCGCGCCAAGACCAGCTAGCAGGCGCCCGCGTTCGTCGTCCCGAACCTCGCCTTCGCCTCACACCTCCACCTCAACTCCGGCCGGATCGGCTCGGTTCCCCGCCGCCCCGCCAAGTCCATGGGGCCGCCTCCCTGTCGCACGTCCG GCTTCAATAGCAGCCATGGAGCCGCCCCGCTTCGATTCGGCAGGGAACGGGACCCCGACGACCTCCACCGCCCGAATCCACCGCCTCCTGCCGCCCTTCACCTCCTACCGTCGCCCGGATCCAGCTCCCCTCCGCCCGCCCATCCCCGGCCTCCTGTGCTCGCCTGCTTCCTCTGCATCGAAGCCGCTCGCCCTTTGTCTCCATCGCCCCGAACCGGTCTCCCCTCCGCGCGTTGACCACGCCCTGCCTCACTTCGATCTGCCTCCGAAGCCCAAGTCCAGCCAGCCGGCCTGCCTTGCCTCTTCatcgaccgggccgaggcccatggtGAGGCCACCCCCAGCGCCTCTTTTCCCTTCTGTTGGGCCAGCAGATTCGGCCCGCTTCTGGTTTTTTTCCTGTCAGCAAATTTGTCTAATTATCCAGTGA